The following coding sequences lie in one Sorex araneus isolate mSorAra2 chromosome 4, mSorAra2.pri, whole genome shotgun sequence genomic window:
- the LOC129404251 gene encoding histone H1.10, translated as MSVELEKALPLTEGAARKAAKAGGSAPLTPAKKRKNKKKKNQPGKYSQLVVETIRRLGERNGSSLARIYAEAKKVAWFDQQNGRTYLKYSIKALVQNDTLLQVKGTGANGSFKLNRKKLEGGERRGAPGAAGPPPPAAHKAKKAAPGAAGPRRADKAPAPAPPAEKRPHKKAAAPKDKGGAAKKAAAAGGKKVKKAAKPSVPKVPNRRK; from the coding sequence ATGTCGGTGGAGCTGGAGAAGGCCCTGCCGCTGACCGAGGGGGCGGCCCGCAAGGCGGCCAAGGCCGGCGGCTCGGCGCCGCTGACcccggccaagaagaggaagaacaagaagaagaagaaccagCCGGGCAAGTACAGCCAGCTGGTGGTGGAGACCATCCGGCGGCTGGGCGAGCGCAACGGCTCGTCGCTGGCCAGGATCTACGCGGAGGCCAAGAAGGTGGCGTGGTTCGACCAGCAGAACGGGCGCACCTACCTCAAGTACTCCATCAAGGCGCTGGTGCAGAACGACACGCTGCTGCAGGTCAAGGGCACCGGCGCCAACGGCTCCTTCAAGCTCAACCGCAAGAAGCTGGAGGGCGGCGAGCggcgcggggccccgggggccgccggccccccgccgcccgccgcgcacAAGGCCAAGAAGGCGGCCCCGGGCGCGGCCGGGCCCCGGCGCGCGGACaaggcgcccgcgcccgccccgccggccgAGAAGCGCCCGCACAAGAAGGCGGCCGCCCCCAAGGACAAAGGCGGCGCGGCCAAGaaggcggcggccgcggggggcAAGAAGGTGAAGAAGGCGGCCAAGCCCAGCGTCCCCAAAGTCCCCAACCGCCGCAAGTGA